The Rhodococcus triatomae genome includes a window with the following:
- the mraY gene encoding phospho-N-acetylmuramoyl-pentapeptide-transferase — protein sequence MRQILFAAGIALAVSILLTPLLIKAFSRQGFGQEIRVEGPASHQSKRGTPTMGGVAILAGLWAGYFGSHLIGIGYDAEGPSASGLLVLGLATSLGVVGFLDDFIKIRKQRNLGLNATGKYVGQVVSAVIFGILALQFRGGNDLTPGSLHLSYVRDIATVTVSALVFVLFCCLLIIAWSNAVNLTDGLDGLAAGSMSLVLGAYVIITFWQYRNACETSPGKGCYDVRDPLDLALICAAGAGACIGFLWWNAAPAKIFMGDTGSLALGGMLAGLSVTTRTELLMVVIGALFVAEAASVVIQVAVFRSSRRRVFRMAPFHHHFELAGWAETTVIIRFWLLAAIASAIGLALFYSEYLGAIGG from the coding sequence GTGAGACAGATTCTGTTCGCGGCGGGTATCGCCCTGGCCGTCTCGATCCTGCTGACACCCCTGCTCATCAAGGCGTTCTCCCGGCAGGGTTTCGGGCAGGAGATCCGCGTCGAGGGTCCGGCGAGCCACCAGTCCAAGCGGGGCACACCGACGATGGGTGGCGTTGCGATCCTCGCCGGCCTGTGGGCGGGATACTTCGGCTCCCATCTGATCGGGATCGGCTACGACGCGGAGGGGCCGTCGGCATCTGGTCTGCTCGTCCTCGGGCTCGCCACCTCGCTCGGTGTCGTCGGTTTCCTCGACGACTTCATCAAGATCCGCAAGCAACGCAATCTCGGTCTGAACGCGACCGGCAAGTATGTCGGCCAGGTCGTGAGCGCCGTCATCTTCGGCATCCTGGCGCTGCAGTTCCGGGGCGGTAACGATCTCACGCCCGGCAGCCTGCACCTGTCGTACGTCCGCGACATCGCGACCGTCACGGTCAGTGCCCTCGTGTTCGTCCTGTTCTGCTGCCTGCTGATCATCGCCTGGTCCAATGCGGTCAACCTGACCGACGGTCTCGACGGCCTCGCGGCGGGCTCGATGAGCCTCGTGCTGGGTGCCTACGTCATCATCACCTTCTGGCAGTACCGCAACGCCTGCGAGACGTCGCCGGGGAAGGGCTGCTACGACGTCCGCGACCCACTCGATCTCGCACTGATCTGCGCGGCCGGCGCCGGTGCGTGTATCGGATTCCTCTGGTGGAACGCGGCACCGGCGAAGATCTTCATGGGGGACACCGGCTCCCTGGCTCTCGGCGGAATGCTCGCCGGGCTGTCGGTCACGACCCGGACCGAGCTGCTCATGGTCGTCATCGGTGCGCTGTTCGTGGCCGAGGCGGCATCGGTGGTGATCCAGGTCGCCGTGTTCCGTTCCAGCCGCAGGCGAGTGTTCCGGATGGCGCCGTTCCATCACCACTTCGAACTCGCCGGGTGGGCGGAAACCACGGTCATCATCAGATTCTGGTTGCTCGCGGCCATCGCCTCCGCGATCGGTCTGGCGCTGTTCTACAGCGAGT